One genomic segment of Panicum virgatum strain AP13 chromosome 2N, P.virgatum_v5, whole genome shotgun sequence includes these proteins:
- the LOC120662813 gene encoding WAG22 antigen-like — MAATPPRSAAVGYARAPARRAAGSRCRASSQRRRGSWPCASRGREGWPRRSLAGRLRCLRGRSARPRFPASELGGRARGGSRRCRACQDLGEVVVPGLLAQSSTLARKQALCQPRRRSAQGREEECAVGEVERGGPVAVGRREERRCAGGTGSSGGAACIGSCGGAAGTGSGGEASPRAGELRGGLHREEQRRAACTRSSGRAAGAGSAKHVHALHGRPGTSGCTARRRGRSVQRASRGAAAGEVDPHQGAAGGATRGEAGGVCVGCWRSSCLGP, encoded by the coding sequence atggccgccactCCGCCTCGTTCCGCCGCCGTGGGCTACGCCCGAGCTCCGGCCCGACGGGCCGCCGGGAGCCGCTGTCGAGCTAGCTCGCAGCGCCGCCGGGGGTCGTGGCCGTGCGCCAGCAGGGGGAGAGAGGGATGGCCGCGGAGGAGCTTGGCGGggcgcctccgctgccttcGAGGCCGCAGCGCGCGCCCGCGTTTTCCCGCGTCGGAGCTCGGAGGTCGCGCCCGCGGAGGATCACGGCGATGTCGAGCTTGCCAAGATCTAGGCGAGGTGGTGGTGCCCGGCCTGCTCGCACAGAGCTCGACGCTGGCGAGGAAGCAGGCCCTGTGCCAGCCACGGCGCCGCTCtgcgcaggggagggaggaggagtgcGCGGTGGGGGAGGTGGAGCGAGGAGGGCCGGTGGCGGTGGggcggagggaggagcggcggtgcgCGGGCGGCACAGGGAGCAGTGGCGGGGCGGCCTGCATTGGTAgctgcggcggggcggccggcacGGGGAGCGGTGGCGAGgcctcgccgcgcgcggggGAGCTGCGGGGTGGCCTGCACagggaggagcagcggcgcgcggccTGCACGAGGAGCAGCGGCCGGGCAGCCGGCGCAGGGAGCGCGAAGCACGTGCACGCGCTGCACGGGCGGCCGGGGACCAGCGGGTGCACGGCAAGGCGCAGAGGCCGCAGCGTCCAGCGGGCGTCGCGGGGAGctgcggccggcgaggtggatcCGCATCAGGGAGCCGCcggcggggcgacgcggggaGAAGCAGGCGGTGTTTGTGTCGGCTGTTGGAGAAGCAGCTGTTTGGGTCCGTGA
- the LOC120658325 gene encoding uncharacterized protein LOC120658325, with protein MPLHTCGTFSYFAVTLKPVEASVHALDQCSAKMARANQRSCARCHRDLPGCSCGGGGHARLRRSRDPAGGADRISSLHDDLLLQILNRLGCAAAAAARTSLLSRRWRGLWTRLPELVLRGVTLTPGSLHAALARLVAAFELEPRARPQLLDVRAPGYRRFSPAHIESLFDAAATLQPENLAVKFVGPVPGMVMMLPRLDGTRSITLDVQGVYLFTPQCGDMPDLESLSVRRFNTLLAGLLGGCSSLRSLSISDLHLDSITINLPLLEELVLSATVPLRRVVIMAPRLKKLAFEARAGVLDDFALNYMAPEVEDLSWQCSSRASHVHFGDIWSLMHMAVTMKTSEPQGQLQRSPPSNTLLLSISELQVEQGAAPSFDFEHYISSVSPIANISALELCITSRGHVCGPLVLHLLEVYTLIKRLKVDLCVSFRARRQCSANCPCIQLNNWRSRTLSLTHLNEMEIESVRGEDHEIDILKVILRSAARIERVTITFKTKSKQHIRRFSSKIQSILKAHPSVKCELYRCSGEQVLSA; from the exons ATGCCACTCCATACGTGCGGAACTTTTAGTTACTTTGCGGTAACACTCAAACCTGTAGAGGCTTCGGTTCATGCATTGGATCAATGCAGTGCTAAGATGGCTCGGGCAAACCAGAGATCCTGCGCGCGTTGCCACAGGGACCTCCCGggctgctcctgcggcggcggcgggcacgcccggctccgccgcagccgcgacccggcgggcggcgccgaccGCATCAGCTCCCTGCACGACGACCTGCTGCTCCAGATCCTCAACCGCctcggctgcgccgccgccgccgccgcccggacgAGCCTCCTGTCGCGCCGGTGGCGCGGCCTCTGGACCCGCCTCCCCGAGCTCGTCCTCCGCGGGGTGACACTGACCCCCGGGTCGCTCCACGCCGCGCTCGCGCGGCTCGTCGCCGCGTTCGAGCTCGAGCCCCGAGCCCGGCCGCAGCTCCTCGACGTCCGGGCCCCCGGCTACCGCAGGTTCTCGCCCGCCCATATCGAGTCGCTGTTCGACGCCGCCGCGACGCTGCAGCCGGAGAACCTCGCCGTCAAATTTGTTGGGCCCGTCCCCGGCATGGTGATGATGCTGCCCCGCCTCGACGGCACCAGGTCCATCACGCTGGATGTGCAGGGCGTCTATCTGTTCACGCCCCAGTGTGGGGACATGCCCGACCTGGAGAGCCTGTCGGTTCGTCGCTTCAACACCCTCCTAGCTGGCCTGCTCGGCGGCTGCTCCTCCCTGCGCAGCCTTTCCATCTCCGATCTGCACCTTGACTCAATCACGATCAACCTGCCGTTGCTCGAGGAGCTTGTTCTGTCGGCCACGGTGCCGCTCCGGCGAGTCGTCATCATGGCCCCTAGGCTTAAGAAGCTGGCATTTGAGGCCAGGGCGGGTGTCCTGGACGATTTCGCCTTAAACTACATGGCCCCAGAGGTGGAGGATCTCTCATGGCAATGCTCTAGCCGCGCGTCACATGTTCACTTTGGTGATATTTGGTCCCTGATGCATATGGCCGTGACCATGAAGACATCGGAGCCTCAAGGGCAGCTGCAGCGCAGCCCTCCCTCCAACACCCTGCTGCTCAGCATATCTGAATTGCAGGTG GAACAAGGTGCAGCCCCGAGCTTTGACTTTGAGCATTACATATCATCCGTCAGTCCCATTGCCAACATTTCTGCTTTAGAGCTGTGCATCACCTCCAGGGGACATGTCTGCGGACCACTGGTCCTGCACCTGCTGGAGGTTTATACTTTGATAAAGAGGCTTAAGGTGGACCTCTGTGTAAGCTTCAG GGCGAGAAGACAATGCAGCGCGAACTGCCCCTGTATTCAGTTGAATAACTGGAGAAGTCGGACCCTCTCCTTGACTCATCTGAATGAAATGGAAATTGAAAGCGTTAGAGGGGAGGATCATGAAATTGATATATTGAAGGTGATACTAAGAAGTGCAGCGAGGATTGAAAGGGTGACCATCACGTTCAAGACCAAGTCTAAACAGCACATTCGCCGCTTTTCCAGTAAAATCCAAAGCATCTTGAAGGCACATCCCTCCGTGAAGTGCGAATTGTATCGCTGTTCTGGTGAGCAGGTGTTGTCTGCATGA
- the LOC120662814 gene encoding secreted RxLR effector protein 161-like — protein sequence MEEKVKLSKDSTAPLVDATSYRSIVGALRYLTHTRPDIGFAVGYVSQFMAELREDHLTAVKHLLRYVAGTRDYGLVYPRRSRGELELIGFSDSDMAGDVDGRRSTTGVLFFLGACPISWQSMKPKVVALSTCEAEYIAAAAACCQGV from the coding sequence ATGGAGGAGAAGGTGAAGCTGTCAAAGGACAGCACTGCCCCCTTGGTGGATGCCACGAGCTACCGGAGCATCGTCGGTGCGCTGCGTTACCTCACGCACACGCGGCCGGACATTGGGTTCGCCGTGGGGTACGTGAGCCAATTCATGGCGGAGCTGCGGGAGGATCACCTCACCGCGGTCAAGCATCTGCTCCGCTATGTGGCAGGGACGCGCGACTACGGGCTCGTCTACCCAAGGAGAAGTAGAGGAGAGCTGGAGCTGATTGGGTTCAGCGACAGCGACATGGCGGGCGACGTTGATGGACGAAGAAGCACGACTGGtgtgctcttcttccttggagcgTGCCCGATCTCCTGGCAGTCGATGAAACCGAAGGTCGTCGCGCTGAGCACTTGCGAGGCAGAGTacattgcggcggcggcggcatgttgCCAGGGAGTTTGA